One window of the Chryseotalea sp. WA131a genome contains the following:
- a CDS encoding TetR/AcrR family transcriptional regulator — protein sequence MNEHLFIRDPQHTQLGQKIISKSVELIDQLGFEQFTFKKLAQEIDSTEASVYRYFENKHRLLLYLIAWYWNWMEYRIDIYTSAVADPKEKLKACLRVIAEEKKYDPTFEFVNEEALHRIVVAELDKTYLTKGVDGYNKEGLFGGLKSVCTKITSIINHISPEYAFAQSLVSTILVTANQQLFFASHLPSLSSLEANDDRHDRLYLFLETMTFRSIQA from the coding sequence CTGAACGAGCATCTTTTTATTCGTGACCCCCAGCATACGCAGCTCGGTCAAAAAATCATTAGCAAAAGTGTAGAGCTGATTGACCAACTTGGTTTTGAACAGTTTACGTTCAAAAAACTGGCGCAAGAGATTGACTCTACCGAAGCATCGGTGTATCGTTACTTCGAAAACAAACATCGCTTATTGCTTTACTTGATCGCATGGTATTGGAATTGGATGGAGTACCGTATCGATATCTATACATCGGCTGTGGCCGACCCAAAAGAAAAACTGAAAGCATGCCTGCGAGTGATTGCCGAAGAAAAAAAATATGATCCTACTTTTGAATTTGTGAACGAAGAAGCCCTCCATCGGATTGTTGTCGCTGAGTTGGATAAAACCTATCTTACCAAAGGTGTAGATGGATACAACAAAGAGGGGTTGTTTGGTGGGTTAAAATCGGTGTGCACCAAAATCACTTCCATCATCAATCATATAAGCCCCGAATACGCGTTTGCTCAATCATTGGTCAGCACCATTTTGGTGACTGCCAATCAGCAACTTTTCTTTGCCAGTCATTTGCCATCACTTAGCAGTTTGGAAGCCAACGATGACCGGCACGATCGACTCTATTTATTTTTAGAAACAATGACTTTTCGTTCCATCCAAGCATAA
- a CDS encoding HlyD family efflux transporter periplasmic adaptor subunit, with protein MLNISPNSVQKKMPQEKLYSLRSLDTPLAGKILARWLMIIFALFFIILFLPWQQNIRGSGKVTALSPSNRPQTVETVIAGRIQIWKIKEGQFVNKGDTIALISEVKEKYFDPQFLQRLQQVITAKEQSLKSKDLKAKALQRQISALEDGMRTKIAQSKAKLEAEEVKFNNFKNQYDRNKVLFEKGNIPLTKFQDIEYKYQGAEADFVNAKIEIERVQAEYLDKINKAESDWNNTLADMADTQADLFKLRNELSNMEIRSQQYHILAPQAGFVVRATQAGIGETIKEGDPVCTIMPQSTDIAVEMHVKAMDVPLISKGRRVRIEFDGFPALQFSGWPSISVGTFGGTVEVIDYVNTKPGEFRILVVPDKTDTPWPKQLRMGSGIKGWVMLDDVRVWFELWRQLNGFPPSLYQEPVEEEHDKKKKESNEAKAK; from the coding sequence ATGCTCAACATATCACCCAATTCTGTACAAAAAAAGATGCCGCAGGAGAAATTGTATTCTCTTCGCTCGCTCGATACACCTTTGGCAGGAAAAATTTTGGCTCGATGGCTAATGATCATCTTCGCTTTGTTTTTTATTATCCTCTTTTTGCCTTGGCAGCAAAATATCCGCGGAAGCGGAAAAGTAACCGCTCTATCACCCAGTAACCGACCACAAACTGTTGAAACCGTTATTGCGGGTCGAATCCAGATCTGGAAAATTAAAGAAGGACAATTTGTGAACAAGGGCGACACCATTGCACTCATCAGCGAGGTGAAAGAAAAATACTTTGACCCACAATTTTTGCAACGACTACAACAGGTGATCACCGCAAAAGAGCAGAGCTTAAAATCCAAAGACTTAAAAGCCAAAGCACTTCAACGACAAATCAGCGCACTCGAAGATGGCATGCGTACCAAAATAGCTCAATCAAAAGCTAAATTGGAAGCGGAGGAAGTTAAATTCAATAACTTCAAAAATCAGTATGATCGCAATAAAGTTTTGTTTGAGAAGGGAAACATTCCGTTGACTAAATTTCAAGATATAGAGTACAAGTACCAAGGAGCAGAAGCTGATTTCGTTAATGCTAAGATTGAAATTGAAAGAGTTCAAGCAGAATACCTTGATAAAATCAATAAAGCAGAATCTGATTGGAACAACACCTTGGCAGATATGGCCGATACACAAGCCGATTTATTCAAGCTGCGCAATGAGCTTTCCAACATGGAAATCAGAAGCCAGCAGTACCACATACTCGCACCGCAGGCTGGCTTTGTGGTGAGGGCAACGCAAGCCGGCATTGGCGAAACCATCAAAGAAGGTGACCCGGTGTGTACCATTATGCCACAGTCAACCGACATTGCTGTGGAGATGCATGTGAAAGCCATGGATGTTCCGCTTATTAGTAAAGGGCGAAGGGTGCGCATTGAGTTTGATGGTTTTCCTGCACTGCAATTCAGCGGATGGCCAAGCATTTCGGTGGGCACATTTGGAGGAACGGTGGAAGTGATTGATTATGTAAACACAAAACCGGGTGAGTTCAGGATTTTGGTAGTACCCGATAAAACCGATACACCTTGGCCGAAGCAATTGCGAATGGGTTCGGGCATTAAAGGCTGGGTAATGCTAGACGATGTACGGGTGTGGTTTGAATTATGGCGACAATTGAATGGTTTCCCTCCAAGTTTGTATCAAGAGCCTGTGGAAGAAGAACACGACAAGAAAAAAAAGGAATCCAACGAAGCAAAAGCTAAATAA
- a CDS encoding ABC transporter permease, whose protein sequence is MLKKIVTSFKMAVGNMHGNLFHTLLSILGMIIGVAALVSILSLIDGMEKFAKDQISETTSLKSIALTPRSTRTVNGISVKKDSFVYVTYSKFKELEKSIKQQAKFYLISTQSAEVSSPEISSPIVSMVYGCSETMRPGLTLLKGRLFTINDFNSNPINAIVNKSFLSASGKSDFAWLGKSLQINGREIKIIGIVDEKSERPEIYLPITTFSHAELKSYPPSISVDVAEVEDVASVKQSISAWIKEQYPNNTDDLELMTHEFRLEQATKGFMLFRVIMGLIVGISVIVGGIGVMNVMLITVTQRTTEIGVRKALGANRKDIVLQFLAEAVSISTLGSLCGLVLGILGTMGIIPIVKAITKVPFQASYTWNTIGVVAVLAIVVGIIFGTYPAIRASKLDPVEAIRKE, encoded by the coding sequence ATGCTCAAAAAAATAGTTACTTCCTTTAAAATGGCCGTGGGCAACATGCACGGCAATCTCTTTCACACCTTGCTTTCGATTTTAGGGATGATCATTGGGGTAGCAGCCCTCGTTTCGATTTTATCGCTCATCGATGGCATGGAAAAATTTGCCAAAGACCAAATCAGCGAAACCACCTCTCTAAAATCAATTGCGCTAACGCCCAGAAGCACAAGAACCGTCAATGGCATTTCAGTAAAAAAAGATTCGTTTGTATACGTTACCTATTCCAAATTCAAAGAATTAGAAAAATCGATCAAGCAGCAAGCAAAATTTTATCTCATCAGCACACAATCAGCCGAAGTGAGCTCACCAGAAATTTCATCTCCCATAGTGAGCATGGTATATGGCTGCAGTGAAACCATGAGGCCCGGGCTCACACTCCTAAAAGGCAGATTGTTTACCATCAATGATTTTAATTCGAACCCTATCAACGCAATCGTAAACAAATCTTTTCTTTCGGCATCGGGCAAATCAGATTTCGCTTGGCTAGGTAAATCACTCCAAATCAATGGCCGTGAAATAAAAATTATTGGCATCGTGGATGAAAAATCTGAACGGCCAGAAATTTATTTGCCCATCACTACCTTCAGCCATGCAGAACTAAAATCATATCCGCCTTCAATTTCCGTGGATGTAGCCGAGGTAGAAGATGTGGCTTCAGTGAAGCAATCCATTAGCGCATGGATAAAAGAGCAATACCCCAACAATACTGATGACCTTGAATTGATGACGCATGAGTTCCGATTAGAGCAAGCGACCAAAGGCTTTATGCTGTTTCGCGTCATCATGGGTTTGATTGTAGGCATCTCAGTTATCGTGGGCGGCATTGGTGTGATGAACGTGATGTTGATTACCGTTACACAGCGTACCACTGAAATTGGTGTGCGAAAAGCATTGGGAGCAAATCGCAAAGATATTGTATTGCAGTTTTTAGCCGAGGCTGTTTCTATTTCAACATTGGGTAGCCTTTGCGGGTTGGTGTTAGGCATCTTGGGCACGATGGGCATCATCCCTATCGTGAAAGCCATTACAAAAGTTCCCTTTCAAGCTTCTTATACCTGGAACACCATTGGCGTAGTAGCCGTTCTCGCCATTGTGGTCGGAATTATTTTTGGAACCTATCCCGCCATTCGTGCTTCCAAGTTAGATCCGGTAGAGGCGATTCGAAAAGAGTAG
- a CDS encoding ATP-binding cassette domain-containing protein: MLTNNQIHRCLREVALAMKHSFSLEDIQHVEANQRNYAEDEVAEFTRDLSEAGNKIRVLFMENQLDEKTFLDYFEEQTKPVLTFYRDEENRLYPALLIPSKKGIKTIHINLEGEQSTQFDSTRLLKNENGEITFFAIYGYESPVSIQTNEGEHPGPVRRLFQLLKTEKQEIFYILFYAIVVGLISLIVPLGIQTTVELISGGVIFSSVYLMIGLVIVGVIVSGVLQMIQISLVEFLQRRIFTKAAFEFAYRIPRIRLEAMQKNYAPELINRFFDVMTIQKGLPKLLIDLSSASIQILFGLLLISLYHPFFVFFGLILLSTLGLIFYLTGPRGLNSSIQESKYKYKVAQWLEELARAIQSFKLAGSTELPLRKTDYNVNSYLKNRKIHFNVLLTQYSFIVLFKACIIGGLLILGTILVVDRQITLGQLVASEIVIILILGAVEKIIMYMDVVYDLLTAVDKVAHVTDLPIERTGGYDFPKVKDEGFSVRFKDLKYKYKGSNQYALNGINLEISAGEKICLTGSGGAGKTTLVNVLAGLYSDYEGVATINHFSLRDLDLTHLRDYVAKNISQEDLFDGTLIENLTVGKISETVQDAIEAMRTVGILDTVNAMPDGLNTQILSGGIGLSSSFCNKLILARCLTEKPRLLILNDLFHAITKKEKMELLGVLHQAKRTIIYVSNDPLVMSACDRVVILADGKIKSADTMDNLMKNNLVNDLIS; encoded by the coding sequence ATGTTGACCAATAACCAAATACACCGTTGTTTGCGCGAAGTAGCCCTCGCCATGAAACACAGCTTTAGCTTGGAAGACATTCAACATGTTGAAGCCAACCAGCGCAATTATGCAGAAGATGAAGTAGCTGAATTTACCCGCGATTTATCTGAAGCTGGTAACAAGATTCGTGTCTTGTTTATGGAAAATCAGTTGGATGAAAAAACATTCCTCGATTATTTTGAAGAGCAGACCAAACCTGTACTCACCTTTTATCGCGATGAAGAAAATCGGCTTTATCCTGCATTATTGATCCCCTCCAAAAAAGGGATAAAGACTATTCATATCAATCTCGAAGGTGAACAGTCTACTCAATTTGATTCTACCCGATTACTCAAAAACGAAAATGGAGAAATAACTTTCTTCGCCATCTATGGATACGAAAGCCCTGTGAGCATCCAAACAAATGAAGGTGAGCACCCAGGCCCCGTACGCAGATTGTTTCAATTGCTGAAAACTGAGAAGCAAGAAATTTTCTACATCTTGTTTTATGCCATTGTAGTCGGTCTAATCAGTTTGATCGTGCCGTTGGGTATTCAAACCACCGTTGAATTGATTTCGGGTGGTGTAATCTTCAGCTCCGTCTATTTGATGATTGGGCTCGTGATTGTGGGTGTAATCGTGAGCGGGGTGTTGCAAATGATTCAAATCAGTTTAGTGGAATTTTTGCAACGAAGGATTTTTACTAAAGCAGCCTTTGAGTTTGCGTATCGCATTCCCCGCATTCGGTTAGAGGCCATGCAAAAAAATTATGCACCCGAACTCATCAATCGATTTTTTGATGTGATGACCATTCAAAAAGGCTTGCCCAAGTTATTGATCGATCTTTCATCAGCATCCATTCAAATCCTATTTGGTCTTTTATTGATCTCACTTTACCATCCGTTCTTCGTTTTCTTTGGTTTGATTTTGTTGAGCACGCTTGGATTGATTTTTTACTTGACCGGGCCACGCGGATTAAACTCCTCCATACAAGAATCAAAATACAAATATAAAGTGGCGCAATGGCTCGAAGAATTGGCACGCGCCATTCAGTCATTTAAACTAGCCGGCAGTACCGAATTGCCTCTTCGCAAAACAGACTACAATGTCAACAGCTATCTTAAAAACAGAAAAATACATTTCAATGTATTGCTCACACAGTATTCGTTCATTGTACTGTTCAAGGCATGTATCATTGGCGGGTTGTTGATTTTGGGAACAATCTTAGTAGTAGACCGTCAGATTACCTTAGGGCAATTAGTCGCTTCTGAAATTGTGATCATCTTAATTTTAGGGGCCGTGGAAAAAATAATCATGTACATGGACGTGGTGTATGATTTACTTACGGCTGTTGACAAAGTAGCACATGTAACCGATTTGCCTATAGAGCGTACTGGCGGCTACGATTTCCCGAAAGTAAAAGACGAAGGCTTTTCGGTTCGGTTCAAAGACTTGAAGTACAAATATAAAGGCAGTAACCAGTATGCGCTAAATGGCATTAATTTAGAGATCAGCGCGGGCGAAAAAATTTGCCTTACCGGAAGTGGAGGAGCAGGAAAGACAACTTTGGTAAACGTATTGGCTGGTTTGTATAGCGACTACGAAGGCGTTGCCACGATTAATCACTTTTCGTTGCGCGACTTGGATTTAACCCATTTACGCGATTATGTTGCCAAAAATATTTCACAGGAAGATTTGTTTGATGGAACACTCATTGAAAACCTAACTGTAGGCAAAATTTCTGAAACTGTTCAAGATGCCATTGAGGCCATGCGCACCGTAGGTATTTTAGATACCGTAAACGCGATGCCCGATGGATTGAATACGCAAATATTAAGTGGTGGCATCGGCTTGTCGAGTTCGTTTTGCAACAAGTTGATTCTTGCGAGATGTTTGACAGAGAAGCCAAGGCTTCTTATCCTAAACGATCTATTCCACGCGATTACCAAAAAAGAGAAAATGGAATTGCTGGGTGTCCTCCATCAAGCCAAACGCACCATCATTTATGTGTCGAATGACCCGTTGGTGATGAGTGCTTGTGATCGAGTGGTTATATTGGCTGATGGAAAAATAAAATCAGCAGACACCATGGACAATCTGATGAAGAACAACTTAGTCAACGATTTAATTTCCTAA
- a CDS encoding sulfite exporter TauE/SafE family protein, which yields MEYFGYIAAIFIGFLLGLLGGGGSILSIPILVYIFKLDAVTASAYSLFIVGTTSLAGAVPKYRDHLVNLRTGFLFGIPSIITIFLTRKFIVPALPEIIVSFENFVITKRLFLLGLFAILMVLASVSMIRGRREIHPSRKKHNTLLIIVEGTLIGFLTGLVGAGGGFLIIPALVLLTGLPMKTATGTSLFIIALNSLTGFLGDLLNRPMDWQFLLIITSIAIVGVHFGNVMSRQISGIKLKKVFGWFTLAMGCWILVRETLLS from the coding sequence TTGGAATACTTCGGATACATTGCCGCCATCTTCATTGGGTTTCTGTTGGGTTTGCTCGGGGGCGGGGGGTCCATCCTTTCCATTCCCATTTTAGTCTACATTTTTAAATTGGATGCCGTAACGGCCTCTGCCTATTCGCTTTTTATTGTTGGCACTACCAGTTTGGCAGGTGCAGTGCCCAAGTACCGCGATCACTTAGTGAATCTACGAACAGGATTTCTCTTTGGCATACCTTCTATCATCACCATTTTTCTCACCCGAAAATTTATAGTGCCCGCCTTGCCTGAGATAATTGTATCGTTCGAAAATTTTGTGATCACCAAACGATTATTCCTGCTCGGGTTATTCGCCATTCTAATGGTGTTGGCATCTGTTAGCATGATTCGCGGCCGCAGAGAGATTCATCCATCCAGAAAAAAACACAACACACTTTTGATTATTGTGGAAGGCACACTCATCGGATTTCTGACTGGGTTGGTGGGTGCGGGCGGTGGCTTTTTAATTATCCCTGCTTTGGTGCTGCTCACAGGCTTGCCCATGAAAACCGCCACGGGCACTTCCCTTTTTATCATCGCGCTTAATTCGCTTACCGGATTTTTAGGTGATTTACTGAACCGTCCGATGGATTGGCAATTCTTGTTGATTATCACATCTATCGCAATTGTAGGTGTTCATTTTGGCAATGTGATGTCTCGTCAGATCTCTGGAATTAAACTTAAAAAGGTGTTTGGTTGGTTCACTCTTGCTATGGGTTGCTGGATTCTAGTTCGAGAGACCCTTCTTTCTTAA
- the rmuC gene encoding DNA recombination protein RmuC, whose amino-acid sequence MEILFILIGLLVGGLVGWLISKSSLAGGLQDAKTRLLVEQEKSKSLIDQLDAQKKILESEREKILDLTNSLAAAEADYRNLEEKLEERKEEAQELQKKFTDQFKNLANEIFEEKSKKFTDQNKSNIFDLLKPLGEKIVEFEKRVEETHKDTISRNSALREQLENLQRLNVQMTKEAENLTRALKGDSQTQGAWGEFILESILEKSGLERDREYSIQESFTTAEGRLRPDVIIRLPENRHVVIDSKVSLTAYNSFINAQTEEEKVIALKAHLISIRQHMKGLSEKNYQNISDQSLDFVIMFIPIEPAYILAIQSEKNLYEEALQRRIVFVSPTLLIPSLQLIKNVWKQEYQNRHVLDIANKAGDLYDKFVGFTEDLITLGRHMDSSKKMYEESMKKLSVGSGNLVRRTEELKKLGAKASKSIDGKLLSRSDDQADLFNQ is encoded by the coding sequence ATGGAAATACTGTTTATACTGATTGGGCTATTGGTAGGTGGTTTGGTTGGCTGGCTGATCAGCAAATCGTCTTTAGCAGGCGGATTGCAAGATGCCAAAACCCGTTTGTTGGTAGAGCAAGAAAAGAGCAAATCGTTGATCGATCAGTTGGACGCACAAAAAAAGATATTGGAATCGGAACGGGAAAAAATATTAGACCTAACCAACAGCTTGGCGGCAGCCGAAGCGGACTATCGCAACTTAGAAGAAAAACTAGAGGAACGAAAAGAAGAAGCACAAGAGCTACAAAAAAAGTTTACCGATCAATTTAAAAACCTCGCCAACGAAATTTTTGAAGAGAAGAGCAAAAAATTCACCGATCAAAACAAATCCAACATCTTTGATTTACTAAAACCGTTGGGTGAAAAAATTGTAGAATTTGAGAAACGCGTGGAAGAAACCCATAAAGACACCATCTCACGCAATTCTGCTTTACGCGAACAGTTAGAAAATTTGCAACGACTAAATGTGCAGATGACCAAAGAGGCCGAGAATTTAACCCGCGCCTTAAAAGGCGACAGCCAAACACAAGGGGCATGGGGTGAGTTTATCTTGGAAAGCATTTTAGAGAAATCAGGTCTTGAGCGTGACCGCGAATATTCCATTCAAGAATCATTTACAACGGCAGAAGGTCGGTTGCGGCCGGATGTGATCATTCGTCTGCCCGAAAATCGCCATGTGGTAATTGACTCAAAAGTAAGTTTAACCGCTTACAACAGTTTCATCAATGCACAAACCGAAGAAGAAAAAGTAATTGCCTTGAAAGCACATCTTATTTCTATTCGTCAACATATGAAAGGGCTTTCTGAAAAAAATTATCAAAACATTTCAGATCAAAGCTTGGATTTTGTGATCATGTTCATCCCGATTGAACCAGCCTACATTTTGGCCATCCAATCAGAGAAAAATTTATACGAAGAGGCTCTTCAGCGAAGGATAGTTTTTGTGAGCCCTACCTTATTGATCCCCTCTTTGCAGTTAATAAAAAACGTATGGAAGCAAGAGTACCAAAATCGCCACGTACTAGATATCGCCAACAAGGCAGGCGATCTGTATGATAAATTTGTGGGTTTCACTGAAGATTTGATTACACTCGGTCGGCACATGGATTCGTCCAAAAAGATGTACGAAGAGTCGATGAAAAAACTCTCCGTTGGAAGCGGCAACTTAGTGCGCAGAACGGAAGAGCTTAAAAAATTAGGAGCAAAAGCAAGTAAGTCGATTGATGGCAAATTGCTCAGTCGGTCAGATGACCAAGCTGATTTATTCAATCAATAG
- a CDS encoding Uma2 family endonuclease — MTDDELFAFCAANKELRIEKDELGQLIIMSPAGGVTGNLNFRLTGIFFQWVEKSKLGYGFDSATGFRLADKSMRSPDVSWIKKERWEALKVEDQEKFAPVCPDFVIEIRSKSDSFSQLKSKMEKWVENGCKLAWLIDPIQQKSYVYKSHTAVEEITGFDKTLHAEPLLPGFELNLNRLL, encoded by the coding sequence ATGACGGATGATGAGCTATTTGCTTTTTGTGCTGCAAATAAAGAATTAAGAATTGAAAAAGATGAACTAGGACAATTAATCATTATGTCACCAGCAGGAGGGGTTACCGGAAATTTGAATTTTAGACTTACTGGTATTTTTTTTCAATGGGTAGAAAAAAGCAAACTAGGTTACGGATTTGATTCTGCAACAGGTTTTCGTCTGGCTGATAAATCGATGCGTTCCCCTGATGTATCGTGGATAAAAAAAGAAAGATGGGAAGCCCTAAAGGTAGAGGATCAAGAAAAATTTGCGCCCGTTTGCCCAGATTTTGTGATTGAAATACGTTCTAAATCAGATTCGTTTAGTCAGTTAAAATCCAAAATGGAAAAATGGGTTGAGAACGGTTGTAAATTGGCTTGGCTCATTGATCCGATCCAGCAAAAGTCGTATGTGTATAAGTCTCATACTGCCGTGGAAGAAATAACTGGCTTTGATAAAACACTTCATGCAGAACCTTTACTTCCTGGTTTTGAGTTGAACCTCAATCGGCTTCTCTAA
- a CDS encoding co-chaperone GroES, whose translation MKVTADNKLKKLIVVGDRVLIRPAKESDKTESGLYLPPGVQEKEKIQRGYVIKVGPGYPLPMPADEDDLWKGKEDQVKYLPLQAQEGDLAIFLQKGAIEVMYEGEKYFIVPQVSILMLEREEDL comes from the coding sequence ATGAAAGTAACTGCCGACAACAAACTCAAAAAATTAATTGTGGTGGGCGATCGTGTGCTCATTCGTCCTGCCAAGGAATCTGACAAAACAGAAAGTGGTTTGTATTTGCCACCCGGTGTACAAGAGAAAGAAAAAATACAGCGCGGTTATGTCATCAAGGTTGGCCCTGGCTATCCGCTGCCCATGCCTGCCGATGAAGACGACCTTTGGAAGGGCAAAGAAGATCAAGTGAAGTATTTGCCCTTGCAAGCCCAGGAAGGTGACTTGGCTATTTTTTTACAAAAGGGTGCCATCGAAGTCATGTATGAAGGTGAGAAGTATTTTATTGTGCCACAGGTTTCTATCTTGATGCTTGAGCGGGAAGAAGATTTATGA
- the rocD gene encoding ornithine--oxo-acid transaminase produces MVDTITSSQEAIQLEEKYGAHNYHPLPVVLSKGEGVFLWDVEGKRYYDFLSAYSAVNQGHCHPRIINALIEQAKELTLTSRAFYNDKLGVAEKYVCETFGYNKALFMNSGAEANETAIKLARKWGYTKKGIPDNQAVIVAVKKNFHGRTTTIISASTDPSSTKGFGPFMPGFEIVEYDNVAALEKVLANPNVCGLWIEPIQGEAGVYVPHEGYLKSAEKLCKQHNVLLMMDEIQTGIARTGKMLASDHENVKPDMLILGKALSGGVLPISLVLANDEIMLVIKPGEHGSTFGGNPLASAVVVEALQVIKDENLADNAERLGKIFRTRMTDFMKRTNMITLVRGKGLLNAIMINDTPQSETAWNICEGFVNNGLLAKPTHGNIIRLAPPLVITEEQLHECCDIIEKVVLEF; encoded by the coding sequence ATGGTCGATACAATTACATCTAGCCAAGAGGCAATTCAGTTAGAAGAAAAATACGGTGCGCACAATTACCACCCACTTCCAGTGGTGTTGAGCAAAGGTGAGGGCGTGTTTTTGTGGGATGTGGAGGGAAAACGCTATTACGATTTTCTTTCTGCCTACAGTGCTGTCAACCAAGGCCATTGCCATCCGCGCATCATCAACGCATTGATCGAGCAGGCAAAAGAATTAACATTAACCTCGCGGGCTTTTTATAACGATAAATTGGGCGTGGCCGAAAAATACGTGTGCGAAACGTTTGGTTACAACAAGGCATTATTTATGAACAGTGGTGCCGAGGCAAACGAGACAGCCATTAAGCTAGCCCGCAAGTGGGGCTATACCAAAAAAGGTATCCCCGATAATCAAGCCGTGATTGTAGCAGTGAAAAAAAATTTCCACGGGCGCACCACTACGATTATCTCAGCATCAACCGATCCGAGCTCCACCAAAGGGTTTGGTCCATTTATGCCAGGTTTTGAAATTGTTGAGTATGACAACGTGGCGGCACTTGAAAAAGTATTAGCCAATCCGAACGTATGCGGTTTATGGATTGAACCGATTCAAGGCGAGGCGGGTGTATATGTTCCACACGAGGGTTATTTGAAGTCTGCCGAAAAACTTTGCAAGCAGCACAACGTGTTGTTGATGATGGACGAAATACAAACCGGCATTGCGCGCACGGGCAAGATGCTGGCGAGTGATCATGAAAATGTAAAGCCCGACATGTTGATTTTGGGCAAAGCTTTGTCCGGTGGTGTGTTGCCGATTTCGTTGGTGTTGGCCAACGATGAAATAATGCTGGTGATAAAGCCTGGTGAACATGGCTCTACGTTTGGAGGCAATCCACTGGCCTCGGCTGTAGTGGTCGAAGCATTGCAAGTAATCAAAGATGAAAATCTTGCCGACAATGCTGAACGACTAGGGAAAATTTTCCGGACACGGATGACGGATTTTATGAAGCGCACCAATATGATTACACTCGTAAGAGGCAAAGGATTGCTGAATGCGATTATGATAAACGACACGCCTCAGAGTGAAACCGCGTGGAACATTTGCGAAGGTTTTGTAAATAATGGATTGCTGGCAAAGCCAACCCATGGAAACATCATTCGATTAGCACCACCATTGGTGATTACCGAAGAGCAATTGCACGAGTGCTGCGATATTATTGAGAAAGTGGTTTTGGAATTTTGA